One window of the Perca flavescens isolate YP-PL-M2 chromosome 5, PFLA_1.0, whole genome shotgun sequence genome contains the following:
- the fbp1a gene encoding fructose-1,6-bisphosphatase 1a, with the protein MSDQAAFDTNVVTVTRFVMEQGRKAKGTGELTTLLNSLCTAVKAISSAVRKAGIAHLFGIAGSTNVTGDQVKKLDILSNDLVINMIKSSFTSCVLVSEENEKAIIIEPELRGKYVVCFDPLDGSSNIDCLVSIGTIFAIYKKTTDDEPCEKDALQPGRTLVAAGYALYGSATMMVISTGEGVNGFMLDPALGEFILVDRDVKIKKRGKIYSVNEGYAKYFDPAVTEYLQKKKFPQDGSEPYGARYIGSMVADVHRTLMYGGIFLYPGNVKSPQGKLRLLYEGNPMAFIMEQAGGMASTGFEPILDIQPEDIHQRAPVAMGSSDDVLEYIAICKKHAKKK; encoded by the exons ATGTCCGACCAAGCAGCCTTCGACACCAACGTGGTCACCGTGACCCGGTTCGTTATGGAGCAGGGCAGGAAGGCGAAAGGCACCGGGGAGCTGACAACGCTGCTCAACTCGCTGTGCACGGCGGTGAAGGCCATTTCCAGCGCTGTGCGCAAAGCTGGGATCGCCCACCT TTTTGGCATTGCTGGCAGCACCAATGTGACTGGTGACCAGGTGAAGAAGCTGGACATTCTGTCCAATGATCTGGTCATCAACATGATCAAGTCGTCGTTTACCTCCTGTGTGCTGGTGTCTGAGGAGAATGAGAAAGCCATCATCATAGAGCCAGAATTGAGG GGCAAATACGTTGTGTGCTTTGACCCTTTGGACGGCTCATCCAACATCGACTGTCTCGTCTCCATCGGAACCATCTTTGCTATCTACAAAAAG ACCACAGATGATGAGCCCTGTGAGAAGGACGCCCTGCAGCCCGGCAGGACCCTGGTGGCGGCAGGCTACGCCCTCTACGGCAGCGCAACCATGATGGTGATCTCCACCGGCGAGGGAGTCAACGGCTTCATGCTCGACCCA GCACTTGGCGAATTTATCCTGGTTGATCGGGATGTGAAGATCAAGAAGCGAGGCAAGATTTACAGCGTGAATGAAGGTTACGCAAAGTACTTTGACCCCGCTGTCACAGAGTACCTGCAGAAAAAGAAGTTCCCTCAG GATGGCAGTGAGCCTTACGGCGCCCGTTACATTGGTTCCATGGTGGCAGATGTCCACCGGACGCTGATGTATGGAGGCATCTTTTTATATCCAGGAAATGTGAAGAGCCCTCAAGGAAAG CTGCGGCTGCTGTACGAAGGCAACCCCATGGCCTTCATCATGGAGCAGGCGGGCGGCATGGCCTCCACCGGCTTCGAGCCCATTCTGGACATCCAGCCTGAGGACATCCACCAGCGGGCTCCTGTGGCTATGGGCTCCTCCGACGACGTCCTGGAGTACATCGCTATCTGCAAGAAACATGCCAAGAAGAAGTGA